ACGCGCTGGGCTCCGGTGCCATCACCGAGCTGCCCCTCGAAGCCATCCCCCCACGCCCACACGGTGCCGTCCGAGCGCAGCGCCAGCGAGAAGTACGTGCCCGCGGCCACGGCCACCATGCCTGACAGGCCGGGCACCTGCGCCGGCGTGAGGCGGTCCTTCGTGGAGCCATCGCCGAGCTGCCCCACGCCGTTGTAGCCCCAGGACCACACGGTGCCGTCCGCGCGCAGCGCCAGCACATGACCGCCGCCGGCGGCCAGCGACGTCACGCCCTGGAGTCCCGACACCGGCGCGGGGATGGCGCGGTCCCTCGTGGAGCCATCGCCGAGCTGTCCGTTCGCGTTGCGGCCCCAGCTCCACACGGTGCCATCCGAGCGCAGCGCGAGCGAGTGATGCCCGGACGCGGCGACGGAGACCATGGCGGTGAGATTGGACACACGGACGGGCGCGATGCGCTCGGTGAGGGTGCCATCTCCGAGCTGTCCGTTGGCGTTGCGGCCCCAGCTCCACACCGAGCCATCCGACAGCGTGGCCAGGGAGTGGAAGCTGCCGGACGCGACGGCGGTGACACCGGACAGGCGCGTGACGACCTCGGGTGAAAGCAGGCGCTCCGCGCCGCCGTGGCCGAGCTGACCGGACGCGCCACTGCCCCACGTCCACAGCGTGCCGTCGGCGCGCAGCACCAGCGAGTGCTGCGCCCCCGCGGCCAGCTCCGTCACCGAGCCCAGGCCCTTCGTCTTCACCGGGAAGTTGCTGTCGTTGGTGGTGCCGTCGCCCAGCTGCCCCTGCGTGTTGCGGCCCCACGCGGCCACGGTGCCGTCATGGAGCAGCACCAGCGAGCCCGCCTCCTGCGCGCTCACGGACCGGACGTTCTTCACGTCGAGCACCTGCATCGGCGTGGAGCGGTCCGCCCACGCCCCGTCACCGAGCTGACCGGACCCATTGCTGCCCCAGGCCCACACCGTGCCGTCCTTGCGCAGCGCGAGCGCGTGATAGAGACCCGCGGCCACGGAGGTGATGCCCTCGAGCGCGAGCACCCGCTTGGGCAACAGGCGCTGGGTGGTGGTGCCGTCGCCGAGCTGACCGGAGGCGTTCGCGCCCCACGCCCACACGGTGCCGTCCGAGCGCACGGCCAGGGAGAAGTCGAACCCCGCCGCGAGCGCCACCACGTCCGTCAGGCCCACCACCTGCGCGGGCGACGGGCCTTGCTGCGTGTGGCCTCGGCCGAGCTGCCCGTAGAAGTTGCTGCCCCAGGCCCACACGGTGCCGTCCGAGCGCAGCGCGAGCGAGTGGAACTCGCCGGTGGCCACCGACACCACCTCGGAGAGGCCGGGCACCGGGCGAGGCGTGGCGCGGTCGACGAGGGTGCCGTCGCCGAGCTGCCCGGAGGTGTTGCCACCCCAGGACCACACCGTGCGGTCCGAGCGCAGCGCGAGCGAGTGGACGTTGCCGGCCGAGACGGCGAGCACGTCCGTCAGTCCCGACACCTGTCGGGCGACGACGCGCTGGAAGGACATGCTGCCGGAGCCGAGCTGCCCGGACGCATTGCCACCCCAGGCCCACACGGCGCCGAGCGGGGTGACGTAGAGCGAGTGCTGCCCCCCGGCGGCGACCCGGGACGACGCGGCCTCGAGGGCCTGGGTGCGGGAGGTCCGCGCTTCGGGGAAGGCCTCGGGAGAGGAGGTGTCCTCACATCCCGTGGCGAGCAGCAGGCCCAGCACCAAGACCAGTGGGAGCGCCGCGCCCACCCTCAGGTTGTCCATCCGCATCACTCAGCCTCCAGCGAGAAGCGGCCGTCCATACATCGTGTCCTTGGGGAATGAGAAGCACGGAGCGTGAGCTTGCTTGCCAGGGCGCGCACGTGACGTCGCGTCATCGGCCCGCGTCAGGAGGGACCCTGGTGCCTCCCAGGCGGGCAGGCGTGTCGGGCGCACACGCGGTGTGATTCACGCTTCTTCACGGAGGAGCGCCTTGCGACGCGTCGGGCTCGGGGGAGTATTGGGGGGACCATGGATTCACCGGCGCGCTTCATCGTCTTCGCGGTGCTCACGGGGCTCATCACCGTGGCCGTCCACATCTACCTGTATCGGCGCCTGTTCGCGGACACGCTGGAGGACGCGAGGTGGCGGCGGGTGGGCATGGGCGTGCTGACGGTGCTGGGCACGTTGCTGGTGTTGTCCTGGTCCGTGACGCGCTTCCTGCCGATGGACGCGTTGTTCGCGGTGGCCACGGGCGTGTGGATGTGGATGGGCGCGGCGCTGTACCTGCTGCTCGCGCTGTGGGGCATCGGCGGTGCGCGGGCGCTGGGGCGCCGACTGACGGGCTCGCGCGTGTCGAAGGCGGACACGGGGCGCGTGGTGGCGGGAGGGGTGCTGGCCGTGATGGAGGGCGCGGGGAGTGGGCTGGAGGTGGAGGTGGCGCCCGCCGAGGTGAACGTGGAGCGGCGGCGGTTCCTCGCGCGGGCCACGGCGGGCGGCGCGTTGCTCGCGTCGGGAGGGCTGACGGGTTACGGGGCGTGGCGTGCGTTCCACCCGCCGGTGGTGAACGAGGTGGCGGTGAAGCTGCCAGGGCTGCCGAAGGCATTGGATGGGTTCACCATCGTCCACCTCAGTGACATCCACGTGGGTCCGGTCATCCAGCGTCGGTTCATGGATGAGCTGGTGGCGCGGTGCAATGACTTGCGTCCGGACCTGGTGGCCATCACCGGAGATTTGGTGGACGGGCAGGTGGCGTCATTGGGGCCCGCGGTGGCGGCGCTGCGGGAGCTCCGGGCGGGGCACGGGACGTACTTCGTGACGGGGAACCACGAGTACTACTGGGACCAGGATGCGTGGGCGCGGGCGTTGGAGGGAATGGACATCCAGGTGCTGCGCAATCGCCATGTGAGGATTGGCGACGCGGGGGCGTCCTTCGATTTGGTGGGTGTGGACGACTGGTCCGGCGGGCACACGGGTGTGCGCGGGTATGATTTGGAGGCGGCGGTGAAGGGGCGCGAGCCGGAGCGGGCGGCGGTGCTGCTGGCGCACCAGCCCTCGAACTGGCGGGTGGCGGCGCAGGCGGGGATGGGATTGCAGTTGTCGGGGCACACGCATGGGGGACAGTTCTTCCCCTTCACGCTCGCGGTGTCCGCCATCTGGGAGCACGACGCGGGACACTTCCAGGAGGAGGGGAAGCACCTGTATGTCAGCCGTGGAACAGGCTTCTGGGGTCCTCCGCTGCGCGTCGGCGCTCCGCCTGAAATCGTGAAGGTGACGCTGCTGGCCTGACAAGTCATGACAGACCTGGATGCTAGGTCTGTCTGACCATGCGGACCCGACTCGCCGTCTGCCTTTCGCTGTTCGCCGTCTCCTGGCTGGGCTGCGCCAGCGTCGCGCCCTCCGTGGCACAAGAGGCCTGGGAGGTCGCGGAGACCGAGTGCGATGCTTCGAGTGAAGACCGGTGCGTCACCCTGCTGTGTCTGGGAGACACCTGTGGGTTCTATCCCTGTGAGAGCACGCCCGGCGAAATCGAGCTGACGCGGTTTCCTCCCTCGCGTCCACCTGCCGCCGCGGCGGCTCCGGGCAGTGGACCGAGGAGGAACTGGGGAGGCGCGCAGCAGCTCCCCAAGGGCTGGGTGATGACGTTCCCCAACTGGAACGGCGCTCCCTCGCAGGTCATCCCGCCGTCACGGCAGCTCCCGAAGGGACGTTGGGAGAAGCACCACATCTTTCCCCAGTCTCGAGACCTGGCGGAGTGGTTCGACCGACAGGGTGTGAAGATCCACCACTACACCATGCCCATTCCGCTCCACGTCCACCGACGCATCCATGATGGAGGCGCACGCGGAGGGGCGTGGAATGATGCCTGGCGGGAATTCATGGCAAACAACCCAGGCGCTCCTCCAACGGAGATCTTCCGGTTCGCGGGTGAGTTGATCCACCGGTTTGAACTGGTGGGCGGGCCCATTCGACCCTACTACCAGCATCCCGGGACATGAGAGCCTCTCACTCATGACCCGGTACTTTCGGCTGCGCGAGAACAAGGCAACCGTCACGGCGAGCTTCGACGCGAGTCACAAGTGGGGCCTTCCTGGCGTCCATTGCCCCGCTTGCCAAACCACCTGGGCTACTTCTGGACTCCTGTACCCGGCCGTAGACCTGTCCCAACTGCCGGAGCGCCGTGAGTTCGAGCAAGCCCGTCCCGAACCCTTCGCCGAATTCGCACGACTCCGAGAGCTGGTGCGCCCTCTCGCGCCACCCAACGCCCTGCTCCTTCCCGGCACGCTGTTCGGCCCGCTCGTGGGCACCGCGTCCGGAAATTTCGGCGCGTTCACATCCCTGGGCCATCTGCCTTGGGTGGTTCTCAAGGATGCCTTCGAGCGCCTCCAGGCCGAAGGAGTCCGAGGCCTCCTCGGCGGCCCCACCGAGCTGCGCTTCCGCAAGAAGAACCCACCGGAGCTGCTGGAGCTCCAGCTCGAGCCCCATGGCCAACTGCATCCGGACTGTATCCCTCCGGATGTGCCCCCTCCGTGCGGAATGTGTGGCCACAGGTACTTCCGCCTCCCAGATGAGCCCATCCTCGACGCCGCCTCGTTGCCCTCGGACCTGGACCTGTTCCGCGTGGGCAACTTCGCGACGGTGAGCGTCGTCACCGAGCGCTTCATGGACGCCGTGCAGCGCCTGGAGCTGTCCGGCCTCACCTTCCACGAGCTGCCCACCCGTTAGCGTTCCGCCCGGAATCGTGAAGGTAACGCTGGTGACCCGAGACCCTCGGGGTATGGTTTTCGCCGCCATGGGCAAGGAACCAGCGAAACGAGAGCTCAAGCAGGAACGCTCCGCGCGCACCCGCGTGGACATCCTCGAAGCGGCCATCACCCTGTTCGCCAAGCGTGGCTTCCTCGCCACCACCATGGCCGACCTCGCCCGCGCCATCCACATGACGCCCGGCGCCCTGTACTGGCACTTCCCCGCCAAGGAAGACCTGCTCCTCGCCGCCATCGACGAGCTCCACCAACGCTACGTCATCGCCTTCGGGGACCTCTTCTCCACCTACCGCGAGCTCCCCGCCCGCGAGCAGTTGCTGGCCTTCACCCGCCGCACCCACGACTTCCTCGGACAACATCGCGAGTGCGGCATCTTCTTCGGCATGCTCGCCGCCGAGGCCGCCGACTCGAACGAGCGGGTGGCCGACGCCATCCGCGAGAAGCTCGCCCTGTACTCACACATCCTGAGCGGCATCCTCCGCCACGGCCAGAAGACCGGTGAGTTCCGCCGCGACTTCGACCCGGTGATTGCCGCCCAGGGCATCTACGGTGGCTACATGGGCGCGCTCATGTTCCAGAATCTCTTCCGCTCCACCCTGGACTACGACCCGATGGCCGCCGTGCTCGACGGCCTGCTGACCTCCGGCGCCCTCGCACGCAAGGACCCCTGACACCCCCGCGGCACCATCCACCCCGCCCCATGAAACGACTCGGGCGGCCCCCGTCTCCAGGAGCCGCCCGGACCACGTCCTCAACTCACGCCACCGACCTCACGGATTGGGCACCGGCACGAACACGTTCGGAGCCCCCGGCGTCAACTGGGTGGTGAACTTGAAGTCCAGCTCGTTGTCGTCCGTGTCCACTCCATTCGGAATCCTGGACAGCGAGCCGTCCATCGAGTCGAGGTCCGCCAGTGCCGCCGTGCTCACCGGCCCCTCCATCAGGTCGAACCGCGTCTGCGTGCCCGTGATGGAGGCCTGCACCACGGCCCCCTCGTAGGACAACGAGTCGATGATGGCGTCGTGCGCGCCGTCATAGAGAGCGACGGCATCCGGCGAGGGGTTGCCCGACGTGCCGCCATTCTGGATGGCGGTGGTCGACACGAGCACCTTGACGCCCGGCAGACCGCTGAGCGGACCCGTCACCGAGGAGGGCCCCACGACCAGGTACTCCCCTGGCCCGAGCGAGCCCACCGGCGCGAGGTCGACCTTGGCGTAGCTCGCGTGTGACGCCGTGCCACCATTCACGTAGACGAGCGACACGCCGCCCAGCGAGAGGGTGTTCTGCGTGGGGTTGTAGATCTCCACGAACTCCTTCCCGTTCGTGTCCGAGCCCTTCACGTCGTAGTCGACCTCGTTGATGACGAGGTGGTTGATGGGGGGCCGCTCCAGGGTGGAGATCTGCGCCGTCTTCGTCACGCCCGCGTACGTCGCGGACAGGCTCCCATTCATCGGCTCCGAGCCCGCGACGAAGAGCACCTGCACGCTCCGCTGCCCCGGCGCCACCGTCACCGTGGGAGACGCCAGGACGCCGAGCCCCGTGGCCGGCGTCAGCGTCAGCTCCACCACCACTCCGCCCGACGACGCCGCGCGGTCCAGCGTCACGATGAAGCCCTTCCTCGCGCCGAAGTACGCCGTCGACGTCTCGGGCGTCAGCGAGGCGAGCTTCGCCGGAGGCGGCGTCACGACCACCGTCGCCGCGCGGCTCACCCCGAGCAGCGACGCCGTCACCGTGCCCGTGCCCTCGCCCTCCGCGTCCGCGGTGAACAGGAACGTGGCCTCCGTGCTCCCCGCCGGCACCGTCACCGTGGCCGGCACCGAGCCGTAGCGCGTGACACCCGTCCCCGGCGCCGCCCCCAACGTCACCGCCAGGTCCTGCGCGGGCGCCGAGGACAACGCCACCCGGAACTCCTGCGTCTCGCCGTACCGCACGGACACCGGCCCCGCGGGAGACAGCGACACGAGCCGGGGCGCCGTCAGGTCCACCGTCACCGCGGAGCTCGCCTGACTCGTCCCCACCGCCGCCGTCACCGTGCCCGTGGGCCCCACCGCGGCCTCGTCGAGCGTGAAGGTGAACGTCGTCTGCATCGCGTTCTTCGCCACCGGCACGGACACCGCCGGCGTGAAGGTGCCGAACCCCGTCTCCGGCGTCGCGAACAGCGCCACGGACGCGTTGTCCGCCGCGGGCCGGTCCAACGACACGGTGTAGGTCACCGAGCCGCCCGGCACCATCGTCACCTCCGCGGGCGACAAGCGCGCCAGCAGCGCCTGCTCATCCTGCCCCAGCACGCGCACCGTGGCCTGCCGCGACACCCCGCGCAGCGTGGCCGTCAGCACCACGCTCTGCGCGGGCGCCAGCGCCTCCACCTTCACCTCCACCGAGCCCTGGTTGCGCGGCACGCGCACCACGTCGTTGACCACGCGCAGCGCGGCGCTGTTGCTGGAGGTGACGGCCACGTCGATGGCCTCCGTGTACGGGGCCGACAACGTCAGCGTGAGGACCTGCGGGAAGGTGCTCACCGCGCCCGTCCCACCCAGGCGGACGTACGCCCCCGGCCCGAAGCTCGTCAACGTCGGCATGGGCGCCATCAGGTCCGCCGAGCTGCGCGGCAACACCTTCGAGTCGCTGAACATGTACGTCAGCACCCCGCGCAGCACGCCATACCGCGTCCCCACCGCCGGGTCCCGGAAGGTGTAGGCGAAGTCATCCACCATCAACCCGGGCTGCCCCGGGTCCCCGCTCTCGTTGACGAGGAACTGGGAGAACGAGTCGACGCCGCTGGAGACCGTCACGTCGAACACGTCCACCAGCACGCCCTCCAGCCCCTTCGCGCGGGCGCCGCCGGTCCGCACGTCCGCCGTGGTGACGGCCACCGGCACCGGCAGCGGGCCGACCGCGCCGCGCTTGCGGTACTTCACGTCCACCAGCTCCGGCAGGCCCTGGTAGACGGTCAGCGTCGCCGTGAGGATGTCCAGCCGGTCTCCCACCACCAGGTCGTCCTTGGGCGCGTACACGTAGATGCCCGAGTTCTCCACGCCCAGGCCCGCCGGCAGCGGGTGCACCTGAACCCAGAAGCCCATCTCCGTCAGCGCCCCCTTCACCAGCGCGGTGACGACGACGTCGTCGAACTTCACCGTCTTGCCCACCCACGGGTAGCGGCCATTGCCGTCCTGCGTCTTCAGCTCGTGGACGGAGGCGCTCGAGCAGCCCAGGTGGCCCGGGTTCGGGTCCGAGACACACGCGTCGCACGCATCGCCCTTGCCGTCGCCGTCCTGGTCCGCCTGGTCCGGGTTCGCCACGTAGGGGCAGTTGTCCTGCCAGTTGGGGTGGCCGTCATGGTCGTCGTCGCCCGCGGTGTACGTGGCGCACGAGGTCGTGTTCGCGTCGAGCGGGCACACGTCACACGCGTCACCGACGCCGTCGCCGTCCGAGTCCGCCTGCTTGCCGCCGTCCATCGGACGGATGGGGTTGAAGACGAACGGGCAGTTGTCGGCGTTGCCCTTCAGG
This genomic interval from Myxococcus guangdongensis contains the following:
- a CDS encoding metallophosphoesterase: MDSPARFIVFAVLTGLITVAVHIYLYRRLFADTLEDARWRRVGMGVLTVLGTLLVLSWSVTRFLPMDALFAVATGVWMWMGAALYLLLALWGIGGARALGRRLTGSRVSKADTGRVVAGGVLAVMEGAGSGLEVEVAPAEVNVERRRFLARATAGGALLASGGLTGYGAWRAFHPPVVNEVAVKLPGLPKALDGFTIVHLSDIHVGPVIQRRFMDELVARCNDLRPDLVAITGDLVDGQVASLGPAVAALRELRAGHGTYFVTGNHEYYWDQDAWARALEGMDIQVLRNRHVRIGDAGASFDLVGVDDWSGGHTGVRGYDLEAAVKGREPERAAVLLAHQPSNWRVAAQAGMGLQLSGHTHGGQFFPFTLAVSAIWEHDAGHFQEEGKHLYVSRGTGFWGPPLRVGAPPEIVKVTLLA
- the sitA6 gene encoding SitA6 family polymorphic toxin lipoprotein; protein product: MRTRLAVCLSLFAVSWLGCASVAPSVAQEAWEVAETECDASSEDRCVTLLCLGDTCGFYPCESTPGEIELTRFPPSRPPAAAAAPGSGPRRNWGGAQQLPKGWVMTFPNWNGAPSQVIPPSRQLPKGRWEKHHIFPQSRDLAEWFDRQGVKIHHYTMPIPLHVHRRIHDGGARGGAWNDAWREFMANNPGAPPTEIFRFAGELIHRFELVGGPIRPYYQHPGT
- the sitI6 gene encoding SitI6 family double-CXXCG motif immunity protein, which gives rise to MTRYFRLRENKATVTASFDASHKWGLPGVHCPACQTTWATSGLLYPAVDLSQLPERREFEQARPEPFAEFARLRELVRPLAPPNALLLPGTLFGPLVGTASGNFGAFTSLGHLPWVVLKDAFERLQAEGVRGLLGGPTELRFRKKNPPELLELQLEPHGQLHPDCIPPDVPPPCGMCGHRYFRLPDEPILDAASLPSDLDLFRVGNFATVSVVTERFMDAVQRLELSGLTFHELPTR
- a CDS encoding TetR/AcrR family transcriptional regulator, with translation MGKEPAKRELKQERSARTRVDILEAAITLFAKRGFLATTMADLARAIHMTPGALYWHFPAKEDLLLAAIDELHQRYVIAFGDLFSTYRELPAREQLLAFTRRTHDFLGQHRECGIFFGMLAAEAADSNERVADAIREKLALYSHILSGILRHGQKTGEFRRDFDPVIAAQGIYGGYMGALMFQNLFRSTLDYDPMAAVLDGLLTSGALARKDP
- a CDS encoding lamin tail domain-containing protein — its product is MRMSPRLLLAALSAVWLFQVGCSREDPKPCEGTGCTQAPVCGNGVQEEGEACDDGNKQGGDGCEADCTSTPTRPQAACGNGKLEGTEICDDGNLTGQDGCEADCSLTLTRCAAADAPPLASGATCEVSKAGNGARLFTGVVLMEDETLVGGQVLVDASGVITCASCDCSAEAGAAEATHVACPTGVISPGLINTHEHLTKQSGPFAGTDERYEHRLDWVVGLGNHTRISNSTSSAVDKVSYIELRHLLAGTTSIAGLGGAAGLLRNVDQPVSRQEGLDQWLTSYVDFPLGNRETDIKSDTCDYASMPRTSSVPNHGTYLSHLAEGISQEAFNEFRCLSTGINDIIQPRTSVISAVGVTAKEIALMAERGTGLIWSPRSNVALYGDTAMVTAYKRLGVNIALGTDWVQSGSMNLLRELKCADALNTVQFDRAFSDVDLWRMVTSQAAGAVDMQAGVGRIAPGKLGDLAIYSLRTHAASPHRAVISAEAADVVLTMRGGKALYGDQALVGALVSGAEPCDALDVCGSGKTVCVQSELKKTLATLAAANPEAYKLFACGVPEGEPVCVPRRISNNPSFPASVKRSNVYSGESRSDDPDGDGLKGNADNCPFVFNPIRPMDGGKQADSDGDGVGDACDVCPLDANTTSCATYTAGDDDHDGHPNWQDNCPYVANPDQADQDGDGKGDACDACVSDPNPGHLGCSSASVHELKTQDGNGRYPWVGKTVKFDDVVVTALVKGALTEMGFWVQVHPLPAGLGVENSGIYVYAPKDDLVVGDRLDILTATLTVYQGLPELVDVKYRKRGAVGPLPVPVAVTTADVRTGGARAKGLEGVLVDVFDVTVSSGVDSFSQFLVNESGDPGQPGLMVDDFAYTFRDPAVGTRYGVLRGVLTYMFSDSKVLPRSSADLMAPMPTLTSFGPGAYVRLGGTGAVSTFPQVLTLTLSAPYTEAIDVAVTSSNSAALRVVNDVVRVPRNQGSVEVKVEALAPAQSVVLTATLRGVSRQATVRVLGQDEQALLARLSPAEVTMVPGGSVTYTVSLDRPAADNASVALFATPETGFGTFTPAVSVPVAKNAMQTTFTFTLDEAAVGPTGTVTAAVGTSQASSAVTVDLTAPRLVSLSPAGPVSVRYGETQEFRVALSSAPAQDLAVTLGAAPGTGVTRYGSVPATVTVPAGSTEATFLFTADAEGEGTGTVTASLLGVSRAATVVVTPPPAKLASLTPETSTAYFGARKGFIVTLDRAASSGGVVVELTLTPATGLGVLASPTVTVAPGQRSVQVLFVAGSEPMNGSLSATYAGVTKTAQISTLERPPINHLVINEVDYDVKGSDTNGKEFVEIYNPTQNTLSLGGVSLVYVNGGTASHASYAKVDLAPVGSLGPGEYLVVGPSSVTGPLSGLPGVKVLVSTTAIQNGGTSGNPSPDAVALYDGAHDAIIDSLSYEGAVVQASITGTQTRFDLMEGPVSTAALADLDSMDGSLSRIPNGVDTDDNELDFKFTTQLTPGAPNVFVPVPNP